A genomic stretch from Rhodomicrobium vannielii ATCC 17100 includes:
- a CDS encoding glycosyltransferase has translation MQPDVTEARRIEAAPAIAKGPDLTVIAPTFNERENVEPLIAKLAAALDGVHWEVIFVDDDSHDGTAARVREVARRDSRVRCVQRLGRRGLTSACAEAVLASSASYVAIIDADLQHDETLLPRMLELLRREPETDVVIGSRYTEKSLSEGFTRVRQAMSYIATRLAQTILRAKLSDPVSGFFMAKREVFEGSIRSLSGIGNKILVDVFASSPRPLKFKELAYQFKARLHGESKLDTLTVWEYLVLLADKSLGRIVPVRFLLFSLVGFSGVLVHLGVLRAALVATPLSFATSQALATLVAAVSNFFLNNWLTYRDKRLTGWQVIPGLITFLLACSVGAVVNVAFAETVFELTELWWLAGIAGAAVSAVLNYATTSIFTWRKR, from the coding sequence ATGCAGCCAGATGTGACTGAAGCGCGGCGCATCGAGGCCGCGCCGGCGATTGCCAAGGGACCGGATCTCACCGTCATCGCGCCAACCTTCAACGAGCGCGAGAATGTCGAGCCGCTCATTGCGAAGCTCGCCGCCGCGCTGGACGGTGTCCACTGGGAAGTCATCTTCGTCGATGACGACTCGCACGACGGCACAGCCGCACGTGTGCGCGAAGTCGCCCGCCGCGATTCCCGCGTGCGCTGCGTTCAGCGCCTCGGGCGGCGCGGGCTGACATCCGCCTGCGCGGAAGCCGTCCTCGCATCCTCCGCATCCTACGTTGCGATCATCGACGCCGACTTGCAGCACGACGAGACGCTGCTTCCGCGCATGCTCGAACTCTTGCGGCGGGAGCCGGAAACGGATGTTGTGATCGGCAGCCGCTACACCGAAAAGAGCCTGTCCGAAGGGTTCACGCGCGTGCGGCAGGCGATGAGCTACATCGCCACGCGCCTCGCGCAGACCATCCTTCGCGCGAAGCTTTCAGACCCCGTGTCCGGCTTCTTCATGGCGAAGCGCGAAGTCTTCGAAGGCTCGATCCGAAGCCTCTCCGGCATCGGCAACAAGATCCTCGTGGATGTGTTCGCGTCGTCGCCGCGACCGCTGAAGTTCAAGGAACTCGCATACCAGTTCAAGGCGCGCCTCCACGGCGAGAGCAAGCTCGATACGCTGACCGTGTGGGAATACCTCGTGTTGCTCGCCGACAAGAGCCTCGGGCGCATTGTGCCGGTGCGCTTCCTTCTGTTCAGCCTCGTCGGCTTCAGCGGCGTGCTCGTGCATCTCGGAGTGTTGCGCGCGGCCCTCGTCGCAACGCCGCTTTCATTCGCAACCTCGCAGGCTCTCGCAACCCTTGTCGCCGCCGTCTCGAATTTCTTCCTCAACAACTGGCTCACCTACCGCGATAAGCGCCTGACCGGCTGGCAGGTCATCCCCGGGCTGATAACCTTCCTGCTGGCATGCAGTGTCGGCGCGGTCGTGAATGTAGCGTTCGCGGAAACGGTCTTCGAACTGACGGAGCTGTGGTGGCTGGCGGGCATCGCGGGCGCGGCGGTCAGCGCCGTGTTGAACTATGCGACGACGTCAATCTTCACCTGGCGGAAGCGGTAG